Proteins encoded in a region of the Botrytis cinerea B05.10 chromosome 11, complete sequence genome:
- the Bcclg1 gene encoding Bcclg1: MVPGGVCAHLEYQIEDMTDYVAEMTQRLVDPNTTSVAPEFRKFVLGLLSSTRLPHTTILLGMNYLSNRIQQHPKIISRGGSMWRLLTVGLLLGSKFLDDNTFQNKSWSEVSGIAVAELNSMEHSWLEAIDWNLYVDLDNSDAYQAWLANWSLWSADRKKVKAATLERLSAPPTPLAPIDTNVSRRPSNANYRGYPKSATQERQQYIHYEHPAWANHSYPTPQHTPPSAPDSGVTTPEYLSATSTAQYDWNAAAYSQYTKACMAAVNAPYVMPDMSTRFHNQWPHQYSPHHYSPSHYFHQYSLNIWNPQPSEYSSQGKQPYFMPHHPYGGHQAVVG; encoded by the coding sequence ATGGTTCCCGGAGGTGTATGTGCTCATCTGGAATATCAGATCGAGGACATGACAGACTATGTGGCAGAAATGACACAGAGACTTGTTGATCCCAACACAACATCTGTCGCACCAGAATTCCGAAAGTTCGTTCTCGGACTCCTTTCATCCACCCGTCTTCCTCACACCACCATTCTCCTTGGTATGAACTATCTTTCCAACCGAATTCAACAACACCCAAAGATCATTTCAAGAGGTGGTTCGATGTGGAGACTCTTGACTGTTGGCTTGCTTCTGGGAAGTAAGTTCTTGGATGACAACACCTTCCAGAATAAGTCCTGGTCAGAGGTCAGTGGTATCGCAGTTGCCGAACTCAACAGCATGGAGCATAGTTGGTTGGAGGCCATCGACTGGAATTTGTATGTCGACCTCGACAACAGCGATGCATACCAAGCATGGTTGGCAAATTGGAGCCTCTGGTCTGCGGACCGAAAGAAGGTCAAGGCTGCTACCCTCGAGCGTCTTTCCGCTCCACCTACGCCTTTGGCTCCCATCGATACCAATGTTTCGCGCCGTCCATCCAACGCCAACTACCGAGGCTATCCCAAGAGTGCTACCCAAGAGCGACAACAATACATTCATTACGAGCATCCTGCTTGGGCCAATCATTCATATCCTACCCCTCAGCATACACCACCGTCTGCTCCGGATTCGGGTGTCACCACTCCTGAATACTTAAGTGCCACCAGCACAGCTCAGTATGATTGGAATGCTGCTGCGTACAGTCAATATACGAAAGCATGTATGGCCGCTGTCAATGCTCCTTATGTTATGCCCGATATGTCTACTCGATTCCACAACCAATGGCCTCACCAATATAGCCCTCACCATTACAGTCCTTCTCATTACTTTCACCAATACAGCTTGAATATCTGGAACCCGCAGCCTTCAGAATACTCTTCTCAAGGAAAGCAGCCATACTTCATGCCTCACCACCCATATGGAGGACACCAAGCTGTTGTTGGTTAA
- the Bchir3 gene encoding Bchir3, translating into MATFTALNIEPDDQSYDEIDNTREIQIEDALKLYTAALKLHAQGLPFYREAAEAYKNLFQSEIFSYPEAVTEFTRLEEHPELEYADSAIPIELDISQAVADGTSSTLPQILYLAYKNHGQFILDCVKARLRNSNGAMDDAVTLDIQAKVSMDDFGRALASDESDTELWRRAARIGAMLGSQRIARYCLEAAVEVDDDPTVAEVEPQSLEEGFAGEQLKSVLEALSDELSLSHPIMGPYKKNEMPQFLKKHIDPYPFLPNATNTLNRSMDHDVPLQILEGRAIINVPERSWTAIGHEICQASTCLPVVGVILALPQGEDQYFSPEPVLGEQRVENQPEVDTVMSISPIVESLGNGTPTTNNSDERTGEPAGTASAQLSDAALPTRKRSQSAAGLRDTPEEENSTHKRSRRIRNRENTTVETPVDPAAQYAEQLKAFSRADDDVFRFVGNVLQKIGVEDLGTREELQVALAIDKATERNDIRNNTAVRDLRDIMRSWDEAKAAVFENANAADILGTSGGSANAGLSAFLEHSNSASQNIKNKPLPFAEFGGISHFAQKIEKDWMPLQDVVFEWLRTVLATYLQRQWSAELKVATVRMISFLDADIFDRVQSELELSRSSGEVSTHPSQIEEITETIFELHLDVYTRITNADSMVGMDIRIMTKDRLDRWADLSAFVIRSRNSEQDDELSLRYLWASVFYATVPEDVTREHKVLLWTSLRDILDKAGKPPISLPNNAVIPEISTSAADREVSSLTTMEFFQNLFQPDKSDPLAIIQTLEPVLDPESTSQSVETEISDSQDSEISKIRDTTPAILRDMWKFLDSGSTSLRLFLWQRLSEAYASIGYKTKVFSCSLKCIEILVAEFRSEGYLKCDDETRRHKLLVLFKALDQLLVPALTTALNEATTCFEIIDDRHIKSTCAALAQLSRILHAAAVFDDEISVGSISLPQTGVYSMFGSFNNFANKIKEMQVRTWALQYAMVKEATTQNRDLFPTPDNDLADFLALVHYSLGLRKCCKVSNKIFLKMMKQEMSRFKHIDRWEDYLGQVLFDLYGIRLGVGTFLLDDHGCPRENLDRRTVMNIAEQVISLANNMPMKDLMKHELKPTIEKMQTAVGQPKETPTMLHNSRNITEYLKTPIRPLDFYLAMRGEVEIDFISVHTPESPLADKGWYYLLGMLALTKYRSTKRTSAGSQTDDLNFAAHFMKLQLQYTADHWEAWYRLAQCYDLELEEEVLWSADKMNGDRPLLVRLQKSSIHCYVMALSTAMRCADSSFGTAEKLSDMYHDFGMRLYASSREPFSMEVFWVGEEKHMSGEQVGMYKKTPFEEMSKYKLWKYAAELFKRSLADRPDFWMNHFMLGKCQWKMIAAAQEEYHQPIVPTMETVLNTFIRAIETCPKPSKSSQEPILEPHYKLASLVHKLVARGEMEFQDAAKLLQDRPYGPRKGDPFVIENEEDWEIFILACFRQLRNLDKPHWHHRMIARVANVVYDESNPDYEKACLARSEFRESIFTKTMSMQVWKPEAERPGRHFVYMRRYALFMARLLFLTDDKPNMELLAKRVRKRAVDYFKFGDVWNECCTIYLRLIRKAAAIPANVDEVFRGITQEVWEAYSQRLDDSIKDGSLSHPALDALRETIELKKLNNGLAKITPIDDMINDIWAVLYIQVVRDTPAIDITTLNQSQIDGEAAARPSGPMTLNHILTNTDASTPLPSVELPRPRKLGINRKAVITRAEQSINRAAEAARPVAPTRPKNAVSSSVLPSNASPITSSAPRIEIPAATPQQSARREDSSAPGSVHDSADDESDLSDVPDMDDLDGSLMFPNLMRRNESGSGGHTPAPGSNE; encoded by the exons ATGGCGACTTTTACCGCATTAAACATCGAACCAGACGATCAAAGCTATGATGAGATCGATAACAcaagagaaattcaaatagaGGATGCTCTTAAGCTCTACACGGCTGCGCTTAAGCTGCATGCCCAAGGTCTTCCTTTCTATCGAGAAGCTGCCGAAGCCTACAAGAACTTATTTCAATCGGAAATCTTCAGCTACCCAGAAGCGGTCACTGAATTTACAAGACTCGAAGAGCATCCCGAACTTGAGTATGCCGACTCTGCAATACCTATTGAACTTGACATTAGTCAAGCTGTCGCGGACGGCACATCCAGCACACTACCTCAAATCCTCTACCTCGCATACAAAAATCATGGACAATTTATTTTGGACTGTGTTAAGGCTCGCCTGCGAAACTCGAATGGCGCGATGGATGATGCGGTAACTCTAGATATACAAGCCAAAGTTTCAATGGATGACTTTGGACGCGCTCTAGCCAGTGATGAATCGGATACCGAGCTATGGAGACGAGCAGCTCGTATTGGAGCCATGCTTGGGAGTCAGAGAATTGCTCGATATTGTCTTGAGGCTGCTGTCGAGGTTGATGACGACCCAACCGTTGCTGAAGTTGAACCTCAATCTTTAGAAGAAGGTTTTGCGGGAGAGCAATTGAAGAGCGTACTCGAAGCCTTGTCTGATGAATTATCTCTATCTCATCCAATAATGGGACCCtacaaaaagaatgaaatgcctcaatttttgaagaaacaCATTgatccatatccatttctGCCAAATGCCACCAATACCTTAAATAGGAGTATGGATCATGATGTACCATTGCAAATTCTCGAAGGCCGTGCAATTATTAACGTGCCGGAAAGGTCATGGACAGCTATTGGCCATGAGATATGCCAAGCTTCAACGTGCCTTCCTGTCGTTGGAGTTATACTTGCTTTACCCCAGGGAGAGGACCAGTACTTCTCCCCCGAGCCCGTATTAGGTGAGCAGCGTGTTGAAAATCAACCAGAGGTCGACACCGTAATGTCGATATCTCCGATAGTCGAAAGTCTTGGGAATGGCACGCCTACTACCAACAATTCTGATGAAAGGACTGGCGAGCCTGCTGGAACAGCTTCTGCCCAACTCTCTGATGCCGCTTTACCTACAAGAAAAAGATCTCAGTCTGCTGCTGGCCTGCGCGACACCCCGGAAGAGGAAAACAGCACCCACAAGCGTAGCAGGCGTATCAGAAATCGCGAAAATACTACCGTTGAAACTCCTGTTGACCCAGCAGCTCAATATGCCGAACAGCTTAAGGCGTTTTCTCGTGCTGACGATGATGTTTTCAGATTTGTTGGGAATGTTCTTCAGAAAATAGGCGTTGAAGATCTGGGAACTCGTGAGGAGCTCCAAGTAGCTTTGGCGATTGATAAAGCCACTGAGCGCAATGATATTCGAAACAACACTGCAGTTAGAGATCTACGTGATATCATGAGATCTTGGGACGAAGCCAAGGCAGCAGTGTTTGAAAACGCTAATGCTGCAGACATCCTGGGAACTTCTGGAGGTAGTGCGAATGCTGGTTTGTCGGCTTTTCTTGAGCATTCAAATTCGGCATcacaaaatattaaaaacaaaccACTGCCATTTGCAGAATTCGGTGGGATATCACATTTTGCacaaaaaatcgaaaaagatTGGATGCCATTACAAGATGTTGTTTTTGAATGGCTTCGTACTGTTTTAGCAACTTATCTACAACGTCAATGGAGTGCTGAACTGAAAGTAGCCACAGTTCGAATGATCAGTTTCCTTGACGCAGATATTTTCGATCGTGTTCAGTCAGAGTTGGAGCTAAGCCGCTCATCTGGCGAAGTTTCTACTCACCCATCACAGATAGAGGAGATAACAGAAACAATATTTGAACTCCACCTCGATGTCTATACACGCATTACCAATGCAGATAGTATGGTTGGGATGGATATCAGAATTATGACAAAAGATAGGCTTGATCGTTGGGCAGATCTCTCGGCTTTTGTGATACGCAGCCGGAATTCTGAGCAGGATGATGAACTGTCTCTAAGGTATTTGTGGGCATCAGTCTTCTATGCCACAGTTCCCGAAGACGTTACACGCGAGCATAAAGTTCTTCTCTGGACTAGCCTTCGAGATATTCTTGACAAAGCTGGAAAACCACCAATCTCACTTCCAAATAATGCCGTCATACCTGAGATCTCCACATCGGCAGCAGATCGAGAGGTCTCAAGCCTGACAACGATGGaattcttccaaaatctttTCCAGCCCGATAAATCCGACCCGTTAGCAATTATCCAAACACTCGAGCCAGTTTTGGATCCAGAGTCCACATCTCAGTCGGTAGAAACGGAGATCTCTGATTCCCAAGACAGCGAGATCTCTAAAATTAGAGATACTACTCCAGCGATATTACGTGACATGTGGAAATTCTTGGACAGTGGAAGCACATCACTTCGTCTTTTTCTGTGGCAACGTCTTAGCGAAGCATATGCCAGCATCGGATACAAGACCAAAGTCTTTTCTTGTAGCTTAAAATGCATCGAGATCTTAGTGGCAGAGTTTAGAAGTGAGGGTTACTTGAAATGTGACGATGAGACTCGTCGCCACAAGTTACTGGTATTATTCAAGGCTCTTGATCAGCTATTGGTTCCAGCATTGACTACAGCACTTAACGAGGCTACAACCTGCTTTGAAATCATCGACGACCGccatatcaaatcaacatgCGCCGCATTGGCACAATTAAGCCGCATTCTTCACGCCGCGGCAGTCTTCGATGACGAAATTAGTGTTGGAAGCATTTCCCTCCCGCAGACTGGGGTGTACTCTATGTTTGGATCTTTTAACAATTTTGCGAACAAGATTAAGGAAATGCAAGTGCGGACGTGGGCTTTACAGTATGCTATGGTAAAAGAAGCCACAACTCAGAATCGTGATCTCTTTCCAACTCCTGATAATGATCTCGCGGATTTCCTTGCGCTAGTCCACTATTCATTAGGGTTGAGAAAGTGTTGCAAGGTCTCGAACAAAATTTTCCTCAAGATGATGAAGCAAGAAATGTCCCGTTTCAAGCACATTGACAGATGGGAAGACTATCTGGGTCAGGTACTGTTTGATCTATATGGCATCAGATTAGGCGTGGGCACATTTCTGCTCGATGATCATGGCTGTCCTAGAGAAAATTTGGATCGACGAACTGTCATGAACATTGCAGAACAAGTCATCTCACTTGCTAACAACATGCCAATGAAAGATCTTATGAAACACGAACTCAAGCCCACAATTGAAAAGATGCAAACTGCTGTTGGTCAACCCAAAGAAACACCTACCATGCTGCATAACTCGAGAAATATCACAGAGTATTTGAAAACTCCAATTCGCCCACTAGACTTTTATCTAGCAATGAGAGGCGAGGTagagattgatttcatttctgTACATACTCCAGAAAGCCCTCTTGCCGACAAAGGTTGGTATTATCTCTTGGGTATGCTTGCTCTGACTAAATACCGTTCAACAAAGCGAACGAGTGCTGGCTCGCAAACAGATGACTTGAATTTTGCAGCACATTTCATGAAGCTTCAACTGCAATATACTGCCGATCACTGGGAAGCGTGGTACAGGCTTGCACAATGCTATGATCTGGAGTTAGAGGAAGAGGTGTTATGGAGCGCAGATAAAATGAACGGTGACAGACCGCTTTTGGTTCGTTTGCAGAAGTCTTCTATTCATTGTTATGTTATGGCACTCTCTACAGCAATGCGTTGCGCGGATAGTTCATTTGGAACTGCTGAAAAGCTATCTGACATGTATCATGACTTTGGAATGCGCTTATATGCATCATCTCGAGAGCCTTTCAGTATGGAAGTATTCTGGGTGGGCGAAGAAAAACATATGAGCGGGGAACAAGTAGGGATGTACAAGAAGACGCCGTTTGAGGAAATGAGTAAATACAAGCTGTGGAAGTATGCAGCGGAACTATTCAAGCGCTCTCTCGCGGATCGGCCAGATTTCTGGAT GAATCATTTTATGCTGGGAAAATGTCAGTGGAAAATGATCGCGGCCGCACAAGAGGAATATCATCAGCCTATTGTACCTACCATGGAAACGGTTTTGAATACGTTCATTCGTGCCATAGAAACATGCCCGAAGCCAAGCAAAAGCAGCCAGGAACCGATCCTGGAGCCACATTATAAGCTTGCCTCTCTTGTTCATAAATTGGTTGCGCGAGGAGAAATGGAGTTTCAAGATGCCGCTAAGCTTCTACAAGACCGACCATATGGTCCACGGAAGGGAGATCCCTTTGTGATCGAAAACGAAGAAGATTgggaaatttttattcttgcttgcttccGCCAGTTACGGAATCTAGATAAGCCACATTGGCATCATCGTATGATTGCTCGTGTAGCCAACGTTGTTTACGATGAGTCAAATCCGGATTACGAAAAAGCTTGTTTAGCTCGCAGTGAATTTCGAGAGTCTATATTCACCAAAACTATGTCTATGCAGGTTTGGAAACCAGAAGCGGAAAGACCAGGAAGACATTTTGTTTACATGCGACGTTATGCTCTTTTCATGGCCAGGCTTTTGTTTCTTACTGACGATAAGCCCAATATGGAATTGTTGGCTAAACGTGTCAGGAAGCGGGCAGTCGATTACTTCAAGTTTGGCGACGTATGGAACGAATGTTGTACAATATATCTTAGGCTTATTCGTAAAGCTGCTGCTATACCTGCTAATGTCGACGAAGTTTTCAGAGGAATCACCCAGGAGGTTTGGGAGGCCTACTCACAACGCCTAGACGACTCTATCAAAGACGGGAGTCTATCACACCCAGCTCTTGATGCTTTGCGAGAGACTATTGAGCTAAAGAAACTCAACAATGGTCTTGCGAAGATTACTCCGATCGATGATATGATCAATGACATCTGGGCAGTTCTCTATATTCAGGTCGTGAGAGACACTCCTGCTATAGACATTACGACCTtgaatcaatctcaaattgaCGGAGAAGCTGCAGCAAGACCGTCGGGTCCGATGACTCTCAATCATATTCTTACTAATACAGATGCCTCTACCCCACTCCCTTCTGTTGAGCTACCCAGACCTCGCAAACTCGGTATCAACCGTAAAGCAGTTATTACTAGAGCTGAACAATCTATCAATCGCGCCGCTGAGGCAGCTCGACCTGTTGCTCCTACTCGTCCTAAAAATGCCGTGTCATCTTCTGTTTTACCTTCAAATGCATCGCCTATTACTTCGTCTGCACCCAGGATTGAGATACCTGCTGCGACACCCCAGCAAAGCGCAAGAAGAGAGGACAGTTCAGCACCAGGCAGTGTACACGATAGTGCAGACGATGAGAGCGATTTAAGCGATGTTCCTGATATGGACGATCTGGATGGATCTTTGATGTTTCCGAACCTGATGAGAAGAAATGAGAGTGGGAGCGGGGGACATACTCCTGCTCCGGGAAGTAACGAATag
- the Bcpgk1 gene encoding Bcpgk1: MSLSNKLSITDVDVKDKRVLIRVDFNVPLDSDKNITNNQRIAGAVPTIKYAIDNGAKAVVLMSHLGRPDGKVNAKYSLKPVVPELEKLLGGKKVEMAPDCVGKEVEEIVNKATGGQVVLLENLRFHAEEEGSSKDAEGKKVKADKEKVEEFRKGLTALGDIFINDAFGTAHRAHSSMVGVDLPQKASGFLMKKELEYFAKALENPQRPFLAILGGAKVSDKIQLIDNLLGKVNKLIVCGGMAFTFKKTLEGVKIGNSLFDEAGSKTVKDLVEKAKKNNVELVLPVDYITADNFAKDANTGTATDEEGIPDGWMGLDCGVKSIELYKKAIDESKTILWNGPPGVFEFEAFAKGTKATLDAAVDAAQNGKIVIIGGGDTATVAAKYGVESKLSHVSTGGGASLELLEGKDLPGVSALSSK; the protein is encoded by the exons ATGTCTCTTTCAAACAAGCTTTCCATCACCGACGTTGACGTCAAGGACAAGAGAGTTTTGATCAGA GTCGATTTCAACGTCCCTCTCGACTCCGACAAGAACATTACCAACAACCAACGTATTGCAGGCGCAGTCCCAACCATCAAATATGCCATCGACAATGGTGCTAAAGCCGTTGTTCTCATGTCTCACTTGGGACGTCCAGATGGAAAGGTTAACGccaaatattctttaaagCCCGTCGTCCCAGAGCTCGAGAAGCTTTTGGGCGGAAAGAAGGTCGAGATGGCACCAGATTGTGTAGGAAAGGAAGTCGAAGAAATTGTTAACAAGGCAACTGGAGGACAAGTTGTGTTGCTTGAGAACTTGAGATTCCATGCTGAGGAGGAGGGAAGCTCAAAGGATGCagagggaaagaaggttAAGGCTGATAAGGAGAAGGTTGAGGAGTTCAGAAAGGGTTTGACTGCTTTGGGAGATATTTTCATCA ACGATGCTTTCGGAACTGCTCACAGAGCTCACAGCTCCATGGTCGGTGTTGATCTTCCACAAAAGGCATCCGGATTCCTCATGAAGAAGGAACTCGAGTACTTCGCCAAGGCTTTGGAGAACCCTCAACGACCATTCTTGGCCATTCTCGGAGGAGCCAAGGTTTCTGATAagattcaattgattgacaACCTTCTCGGCAAAGTCAACAAGCTCATCGTTTGTGGTGGTATGGCATTCACATTCAAGAAGACATTGGAGGGTGTTAAGATTGGTAACTCTCTTTTCGATGAGGCTGGAAGCAAGACTGTTAAGGATCTCGTTGAGAAGGCCAAGAAGAACAACGTTGAGCTTGTTCTCCCAGTTGATTACATTACTGCCGATAACTTTGCCAAGGATGCCAACACTGGCACTGCTACCGATGAGGAGGGTATCccagatggatggatgggtctCGACTGTGGAGTCAAGAGTATCGAACTCTACAAGAAAGCCATCGATGAGTCCAAGACTATCCTCTGGAACGGTCCACCAGGAGTCTTCGAATTTGAGGCTTTTGCCAAGGGTACCAAGGCTACTCTTGATGCTGCCGTCGATGCTGCTcagaatggaaagattgttattattggtggtggtgacACCGCTACTGTGGCTGCTAAGTACGGCGTTGAGAGCAAGCTTAGCCACGTTTCAACTGGTGGTGGAGCTTCTTTGGAATTGCTCGAGGGCAAGGATCTCCCAGGTGTTTCTGCTTTGTCGAGTAAGTAA